Part of the Hevea brasiliensis isolate MT/VB/25A 57/8 chromosome 16, ASM3005281v1, whole genome shotgun sequence genome is shown below.
tagtttgccacgtggtctttaaattaatttttaaaaatcatcaaagtttatatttttggaaaatcaaacccgataaaatccgaaaaatctcaaataatttcttaaaatttaaataaaactaaaatattaataatactcatcaaataataaaatttaaaatttttggggtgttacaatagatATACGTAATGAATTTTAAATTAAGACATTTTCCAttactatttttttatataaaaaaaatttcattatttGAAAATAGGATATAAAAGTAAAGTATAAatcaatatattgtatttttatataaataaaattaattatttataaaaaaaaatatataaaaatttgaaaaatttaacaGCTTTGAATAGGCCAAGCATGTTTGTTGGCCAATATGCGAGTTACACTCTTCACAAAATTTGACTTCATGGTCCTTTTATGAATCTCATCAGATGATCTTTAAgtttaaatttcatgttaaaataaaatttgtacCTCGTAGagtatttttgttaaaaaaaataaaataaaacatatataaatatacataAAAACTTATCGATAAAATAACTCTATTAGAGAAGAAAAACATGATCACATACTTATATTTATCAATAAAGACAAATTTAAGAAataattcacttaaaatttgtcaACAATAATAAATCTATAATAAATCTAATGAGATGTACTTAAGAcataaatttaagaattattaaaaaaaataaaacaataaaaaatggaaaagaaatgagAGGGGAATTTTCTTTCTTTATTGCTTTCAACTATAGTAGCTTTACTTTCCAGTCAATATTTAATGAATAGAAGAATGATCAAATTATTTCATGCAGTTGAAAATattgaaatatatttattatacaaTGATTGCACAACCTTTCTTCAAGTTGcataaatttctttatttttatgaagATTGAACACACAATCAACATTATTTATAATAACAAATTCATATTTTGCTCTAAAACAAATTCATATTTTCGATTTGATTAAAATTGAACTCATGTCAATAGTAGATAATTAAAAAAGCACACTGTATACATATTGTCAGTGGTAAAAGTGGACAACAGCAACGAAATTCAAAGGAATGCATGGAGAGTGGAAATCGTAGAAAaggttaaataattaataattattttaaaagatTTTCCGTCCACCATTATTGAATATTGTGGAGGGTTTTGAGGGTGTGTTTTTTTGTTGAAACTCTTACGTACTTTAGTAGAAGTATTTGTCGTAGAATCAAAGCAAAAGCAGCCAATTGGTGTCTTTTTCTTTCTGCATTTTCTCCACTTTAATCTGAAATAGAAAGAATCCTTATCCTTGCTAGCGAAAGTGATAATGAAAGAAAGGTTaaccaattaaattaataaaaaacagGAGAAAGGTTAACCATTTTTTGATAATTGTTATTACCTAATTATCATGAAAATTTTCTTGTTTAAAATTGTATCCATATCTCTTatcatgcaaaatttaaatatttatattttgtatCTTTTATTTTATTGCTGTAGTAGAAaaatcttaaaatattttttattcaatatttattcactCATAATAAATATAGATTctttataaaataaagaaaataaattttataaaaatgtatGTATACTCCATATTACTACCTCTGCCTCATTATTCAATAGTTTTTTAAGATTTTtacacaaaaattaaaaaaatatttaaatagcattatttttataaaaaaaatattaataattgacTAAAGTATTCCTATAATATTATTGAACGTGGAGAGGTATTAAGAagagaaaaatatagtaaaaataataataaacaaatGTAAAGTTAGAAAAGTGTAAAGTTATAGAAAAATAATGAatacttttttattttcaaaactaataaataaagtgagataaaaaaattttctatatCATCTATTATATTGTGACAAGAGAGTAATAATTAGAaccactaattaattaattaattaattaattataattaacttaattatatattttttttataaaaagaatacatatcctttatttttctttcaattaatttattaataaaatatgcattCATTTGAATTTTGTTgtagcataaaaaattatttttataaaacattgaaaaatacatttatatatataaaaggggGTTTATTAATTCATTTATAAGTAAGATAATTCTATTATATATATACAGATCAAATTTCACGCAACTAGGCACAACTAGTCAAAGTATGATGATAGCTAAAATGGCCGCACCTAAGAAATAATaacaaaattatttataaaaaaaaaataattgcacATCTTTCTATCCATGATGACTTTGAAACGCTTGTTTAAGACTTATTGCTTTTGTGAACGAGGATGTTGAGTGAATATCATTATAGTAGGAATAAAACTAGAGATCCAATGAGTTTTGATATAATATTGTGAGAAGCTCAGTCAAAAAGAGAGGTGATTCGGTTAGCCAACACACCAAGCCTTTCTACACAAACAGTGCCACTACCAACCAAAAATATTTTCCTAGGAAAGAGTTTGAAGACTGGTTTATTTGATACGGTTTTCCCCAAGTATATTTGCCAATTTCTAGTTAATTAACTGCTCTCAGCAACTACTTTGGTTAGACTtggtctcccttttctctctgtttttcattatttttttacgaTTTTTGGCCATTTTTTCTACCGTTTAACGGCCTCTTCTGCCCCTTAAGGGTAAGAGGGTCTCATCCTACTTTGCCTGACAGTGAATTTATCCCCTATTCCTTTTTAGGTGATATttgcatatatagcattttttggAGTTTTTAAAAGTCCAACGCAACGGGTGTCATTTTGAACTTGAGTAGCCTTATTGCTGGCTGCATGTGTGTTTTTCTGGTGTTGTGGGTTTTTGTTGTGGGCATGGAAGCTTGAAGTGCCAATGTGTTTCTCTTTGGTTCTGATCTAGCATTAGATACAGGTCTGTTGGAGTTGCTCGTGGAATGCCATCTAAGAGATTGGTTTGAAAGGCACGAGTTGGACGCGAAGAGTCCCGCCAGTAGAGAACCAATCCAAAATTTACTTGGACTACCTGCATATTACTTTGTTCACCATTTGGGCTTTGAGGTTATCCATTGTCGATGCTCATCGGTCCTAATAGCTATCTTAACTTCTAGGGAGTGCTTTTTGACAAATCGGTTATTTATAGACTTAGTCGTGTTTGATTCCTTTTAGCTTTTTCTATTGGTTCAATCGCCTTCCTTAATTGTTCGATAAGTACTCCTCCTTAGGCGGCAGGACTGATTCTGGCAAATACCTACACTTCTTCGTCTAGAGTTAATTTTTGTTATGAAAATCAGACCCATTCAAACCAATCTGATTTAGGCTTGAACTCTAACCATTCTGATTTAGGACAACTTTTAGAGCCCATTTTACTCAAGCCTTGATCTGCCTAATTATGGAGTATAATTatgatttttaattgatttttttgctAGGAAAGACAGTAGTAGGGTTGGATCTAATATAAATCTTTTTATGCACTGGGCATTGGGCGTTCTTCAACAATGAAATTATCTATTAATTACTTTCAATCCtttattaaaaaataacattaaaatttaaatatcttaaaaaAAATGAAGTCTTGGATATTCAAACATTTATTAAaagatattattttataataaattatatatttatttataattgtattaatatattttattaacttaatttACGAGTCCATTTTAACTTGATAATATTGCAACACATAACACCAGTAGTTGGTAATTATATACAGAGAAcgaatcaaaattattcatgcaACTAGCTACTCACAAATCATGTATGGCTGAAATGGCTGACTGGTGAAGGTATACGTACCTAGGTAATACAAACAACAAAAACAATCATTTCCGCAGATGATCTCGTCGATAATCATTGCCCATGTTGCCTCTTTACACTATGTTTGGGAAGggggaaggaaaataaaagagagaaaataaagaatgaaaataaaaattatttttcttcccCTTATTTGGATTGGGAGAGGAAAATATTAGAGGGAAAGTTAttttatgaatagtaaaattacAACTTTacccttaaattaaaaaaaaaactattaagtATAgggatatttttatattttttccttACTTTCTCCCCATTTTGGAGAGAAAGgagaaaaagacaaaaaaaatttattttccctCCAATATTTTCCCTCCAATATTTTCCAATCAATCCAAAcaaaaaactaaaaaataaatttattttccctTCACATTTTCAAAAAAAGTGAATACCCTTTACAATCATGAGAGAGGATGAGAGAGGATGGGTCTATCTATAATTTGGAAAGCTTCTAAAGTAAAAGGTTGTGTCTCAAAGCAGAGCAGTCTCTGTTTCTTTCTTAAGGATAGAAACaataaagatcaaagagggagaaagCAAGATTAGGAGTTTTCACTTCTCATGGAGACGAACGAAAAGCCTCAAGTAAACAACACAATGAGAAGAGCTCTACTAGTTCTAAACTGCATCCTCTTAACTATAGGAAACTGCGGTGGCCCTCTCATATTGCGCCTCTACTTCTTGCATGGAGGCAAGCGTGTTTGGCTCTCTAGCTGGCTCCAAACCGGCGGTTGGCCAATCATTTTCATTCCCCTTCTCATAAGCTACCTTCACCGCCGCTCCAATAACCCCACTACTAAACTCTTCTACATGAATCCTCCTCTGTTCACGGCCGCCACTGTCATCGGTGTACTCACCGGCTTTGATGACTATCTTTACTCTTATGGCATATCTCGTCTTCCTGTTTCAACATCATCTTTGATCATTGCTACCCAGTTGGGGTTCACTGCTGGTTTTGCTTTTCTTTTGGTTaaacaaaaattcaatttttattcaataaacGCGGTGGTTCTGTTAACTGTTGGGGCTGTTGTCTTGGCCTTGCATACGAGCAGTGATCGGCCAGAATATGAGTCGAACAGAGAGTATATTTTAGGGTTTGTTATGACGCTGGGGGCTGCGGCTTTGTATGGGCTTATCTTGCCATTGGTGGAGTGGACATACAAGAAGTCGAAGCAGGAAATTAGCTACACCCTTGTATTGGAGATTCAACTGGTGATGTGTCTGTTTGCCACCGTCGTTTCCACCGTAGGGATGCTGGTTAACAAAGACTTCAAGGTTTGTTTTTTTAAATCTATAACATGCTAAAAAAAAAAGCTCTCTATTGCATTTTCTTTCTATATATTGCCGGCCTTGGTTTATTTCTAGACAAGTGGCTTTAATTAGTGAGCCCTGTCTAATGGATATGGACCAATGCGCAGTAGCTAGCTAGCATTAATTCTTTTTCAAATAATAACTATGCTTTTAGAAAGCAAAAGTAGACTTTTATTCTAAAATCTCTCGTGAATAAATTAAAAGAAGCAATTGAAGCGCAAATTATGGAACATAAAATCTTGGTAAAAATATTAACTCTTATAAATATGCTCATCTTCTGTAGGTGATTCCAATAGAAGCAAGAGGGTTCGGGCTTGGTG
Proteins encoded:
- the LOC110634167 gene encoding purine permease 3; this translates as METNEKPQVNNTMRRALLVLNCILLTIGNCGGPLILRLYFLHGGKRVWLSSWLQTGGWPIIFIPLLISYLHRRSNNPTTKLFYMNPPLFTAATVIGVLTGFDDYLYSYGISRLPVSTSSLIIATQLGFTAGFAFLLVKQKFNFYSINAVVLLTVGAVVLALHTSSDRPEYESNREYILGFVMTLGAAALYGLILPLVEWTYKKSKQEISYTLVLEIQLVMCLFATVVSTVGMLVNKDFKVIPIEARGFGLGEAKYYVIMVWTAIILQCFFLGAIGVIFYSSSLLSAIIIAVLLPVTEILAVIFYREKFQAGKGVALALSLWGFISYFYGEIKQTRKKNLASETQMSQSSIPTQNV